One Vicugna pacos chromosome 31, VicPac4, whole genome shotgun sequence genomic region harbors:
- the LOC140690689 gene encoding serine protease 52-like isoform X3, whose product MTGWRDGRAVLLLPVALLLPWPHSGLPLKCGQRIRSNPRKLEPLEIIGGAPADIRDFPWQVSIFHKSKHLCGGSILSEWWILTASHCFKGKTKAALKVIHGEEDLNGMQNLTKVKVSRRITHPNFDNWLFNNDIALLLLKSPLNLGAKKVPICLSEVTDLGRWRNCWVTGWGVTAPRQNTDTVLQKVKIQLVNWETCSKIMPVLTKNMLCAGDFQGGKDACQNLAQGAHLLPASDGTAVTWQRSQARCHPHLVALAG is encoded by the exons ATGACAGGGTGGAGGGACGGAAGAGCAGTGCTTCTGCTGCCCGTCgccctgctgctgccctggcctcACAGCGGCCTGCCCC TGAAATGCGGCCAGAGAATCAGAAGCAATCCCAGGAAGTTAGAACCCTTGGAGATCATAGGTGGGGCGCCTGCAGACATTAGAGATTTCCCATGGCAGGTGAGTATCTTTCACAAAAGCAAACATCTCTGTGGAGGATCGATCCTCAGTGAGTGGTGGATTCTAACTGCATCCCACTGCTTCAAAGGCAAAACTAA AGCTGCCTTGAAGGTCATACATGGCGAAGAAGATCTTAATGGCATGCAGAACTTAACAAAGGTCAAAGTGAGCAGGCGTATTACTCATCCTAATTTTGACAACTGGCTCTTCAACAATGACATCGCTTTGCTCTTGCTTAAGTCCCCACTTAACTTGGGTGCCAAGAAGGTACCCATCTGCCTTTCAGAGGTCACAGACCTAGGCAGATGGAGAAACTGCTGGGTGACCGGATGGGGCGTGACTG CTCCTCGCCAAAATACGGATACAGTGCTACAGAAGGTCAAAATCCAGCTGGTCAACTGGGAAACGTGCTCCAAGATCATGCCAGTGCTCACCAAGAACatgctgtgtgctggggacttTCAAGGCGGGAAGGACGCCTGCCAG aaTCTGGCACAGGGAGctcacctccttcctgccagcGATGGAACAGCAGTGACTTGGCAACGGTCTCAAGCCAGATGTCACCCTCATCTGGTTGCCTTGGCTGGTTAG
- the LOC140690689 gene encoding serine protease 52-like isoform X1: protein MTGWRDGRAVLLLPVALLLPWPHSGLPLKCGQRIRSNPRKLEPLEIIGGAPADIRDFPWQVSIFHKSKHLCGGSILSEWWILTASHCFKGKTKAALKVIHGEEDLNGMQNLTKVKVSRRITHPNFDNWLFNNDIALLLLKSPLNLGAKKVPICLSEVTDLGRWRNCWVTGWGVTAPRQNTDTVLQKVKIQLVNWETCSKIMPVLTKNMLCAGDFQGGKDACQGDSGGPLVCQKKATNIWYQLGIVSWGVGCGREKRLGVYTKVSNYLLWIEKVTLSAKRPFKHQPDSGSSLHLSPWAIWLLCFVMLLSYP from the exons ATGACAGGGTGGAGGGACGGAAGAGCAGTGCTTCTGCTGCCCGTCgccctgctgctgccctggcctcACAGCGGCCTGCCCC TGAAATGCGGCCAGAGAATCAGAAGCAATCCCAGGAAGTTAGAACCCTTGGAGATCATAGGTGGGGCGCCTGCAGACATTAGAGATTTCCCATGGCAGGTGAGTATCTTTCACAAAAGCAAACATCTCTGTGGAGGATCGATCCTCAGTGAGTGGTGGATTCTAACTGCATCCCACTGCTTCAAAGGCAAAACTAA AGCTGCCTTGAAGGTCATACATGGCGAAGAAGATCTTAATGGCATGCAGAACTTAACAAAGGTCAAAGTGAGCAGGCGTATTACTCATCCTAATTTTGACAACTGGCTCTTCAACAATGACATCGCTTTGCTCTTGCTTAAGTCCCCACTTAACTTGGGTGCCAAGAAGGTACCCATCTGCCTTTCAGAGGTCACAGACCTAGGCAGATGGAGAAACTGCTGGGTGACCGGATGGGGCGTGACTG CTCCTCGCCAAAATACGGATACAGTGCTACAGAAGGTCAAAATCCAGCTGGTCAACTGGGAAACGTGCTCCAAGATCATGCCAGTGCTCACCAAGAACatgctgtgtgctggggacttTCAAGGCGGGAAGGACGCCTGCCAG GGTGACAGTGGGGGGCCTCTGGTTTGCCAGAAAAAAGCCACAAACATATGGTACCAGCTGGGCATTGTCAGCTGGGGAGTGGGCTGCGGCCGGGAGAAACGGCTCGGCGTATACACGAAGGTGTCTAATTATCTGTTATGGATCGAGAAGGTGACCTTGAGCGCAAAGAGGCCCTTTAAGCATCAGCCAGACTCCGGGTCTAGTTTGCATCTATCACCCTGGGCCATCTGGTTACTGTGCTTTGTGATGCTTCTGTCATACCCGTGA
- the LOC140690689 gene encoding serine protease 52-like isoform X5 produces MTGWRDGRAVLLLPVALLLPWPHSGLPLKCGQRIRSNPRKLEPLEIIGGAPADIRDFPWQVSIFHKSKHLCGGSILSEWWILTASHCFKGKTKAALKVIHGEEDLNGMQNLTKVKVSRRITHPNFDNWLFNNDIALLLLKSPLNLGAKKVPICLSEVTDLGRWRNCWVTGWGVTAPRQNTDTVLQKVKIQLVNWETCSKIMPVLTKNMLCAGDFQGGKDACQAAFLSVK; encoded by the exons ATGACAGGGTGGAGGGACGGAAGAGCAGTGCTTCTGCTGCCCGTCgccctgctgctgccctggcctcACAGCGGCCTGCCCC TGAAATGCGGCCAGAGAATCAGAAGCAATCCCAGGAAGTTAGAACCCTTGGAGATCATAGGTGGGGCGCCTGCAGACATTAGAGATTTCCCATGGCAGGTGAGTATCTTTCACAAAAGCAAACATCTCTGTGGAGGATCGATCCTCAGTGAGTGGTGGATTCTAACTGCATCCCACTGCTTCAAAGGCAAAACTAA AGCTGCCTTGAAGGTCATACATGGCGAAGAAGATCTTAATGGCATGCAGAACTTAACAAAGGTCAAAGTGAGCAGGCGTATTACTCATCCTAATTTTGACAACTGGCTCTTCAACAATGACATCGCTTTGCTCTTGCTTAAGTCCCCACTTAACTTGGGTGCCAAGAAGGTACCCATCTGCCTTTCAGAGGTCACAGACCTAGGCAGATGGAGAAACTGCTGGGTGACCGGATGGGGCGTGACTG CTCCTCGCCAAAATACGGATACAGTGCTACAGAAGGTCAAAATCCAGCTGGTCAACTGGGAAACGTGCTCCAAGATCATGCCAGTGCTCACCAAGAACatgctgtgtgctggggacttTCAAGGCGGGAAGGACGCCTGCCAG GCAGCTtttctatctgtaaaatag
- the LOC140690689 gene encoding serine protease 52-like isoform X4, which produces MTGWRDGRAVLLLPVALLLPWPHSGLPLKCGQRIRSNPRKLEPLEIIGGAPADIRDFPWQVSIFHKSKHLCGGSILSEWWILTASHCFKGKTKAALKVIHGEEDLNGMQNLTKVKVSRRITHPNFDNWLFNNDIALLLLKSPLNLGAKKVPICLSEVTDLGRWRNCWVTGWGVTAPRQNTDTVLQKVKIQLVNWETCSKIMPVLTKNMLCAGDFQGGKDACQGDGKNPEKQQKC; this is translated from the exons ATGACAGGGTGGAGGGACGGAAGAGCAGTGCTTCTGCTGCCCGTCgccctgctgctgccctggcctcACAGCGGCCTGCCCC TGAAATGCGGCCAGAGAATCAGAAGCAATCCCAGGAAGTTAGAACCCTTGGAGATCATAGGTGGGGCGCCTGCAGACATTAGAGATTTCCCATGGCAGGTGAGTATCTTTCACAAAAGCAAACATCTCTGTGGAGGATCGATCCTCAGTGAGTGGTGGATTCTAACTGCATCCCACTGCTTCAAAGGCAAAACTAA AGCTGCCTTGAAGGTCATACATGGCGAAGAAGATCTTAATGGCATGCAGAACTTAACAAAGGTCAAAGTGAGCAGGCGTATTACTCATCCTAATTTTGACAACTGGCTCTTCAACAATGACATCGCTTTGCTCTTGCTTAAGTCCCCACTTAACTTGGGTGCCAAGAAGGTACCCATCTGCCTTTCAGAGGTCACAGACCTAGGCAGATGGAGAAACTGCTGGGTGACCGGATGGGGCGTGACTG CTCCTCGCCAAAATACGGATACAGTGCTACAGAAGGTCAAAATCCAGCTGGTCAACTGGGAAACGTGCTCCAAGATCATGCCAGTGCTCACCAAGAACatgctgtgtgctggggacttTCAAGGCGGGAAGGACGCCTGCCAG GGAGACGGGAAGAATcctgaaaaacaacaaaagtgCTGA
- the LOC140690689 gene encoding serine protease 52-like isoform X2 has protein sequence MKCGQRIRSNPRKLEPLEIIGGAPADIRDFPWQVSIFHKSKHLCGGSILSEWWILTASHCFKGKTKAALKVIHGEEDLNGMQNLTKVKVSRRITHPNFDNWLFNNDIALLLLKSPLNLGAKKVPICLSEVTDLGRWRNCWVTGWGVTAPRQNTDTVLQKVKIQLVNWETCSKIMPVLTKNMLCAGDFQGGKDACQGDSGGPLVCQKKATNIWYQLGIVSWGVGCGREKRLGVYTKVSNYLLWIEKVTLSAKRPFKHQPDSGSSLHLSPWAIWLLCFVMLLSYP, from the exons A TGAAATGCGGCCAGAGAATCAGAAGCAATCCCAGGAAGTTAGAACCCTTGGAGATCATAGGTGGGGCGCCTGCAGACATTAGAGATTTCCCATGGCAGGTGAGTATCTTTCACAAAAGCAAACATCTCTGTGGAGGATCGATCCTCAGTGAGTGGTGGATTCTAACTGCATCCCACTGCTTCAAAGGCAAAACTAA AGCTGCCTTGAAGGTCATACATGGCGAAGAAGATCTTAATGGCATGCAGAACTTAACAAAGGTCAAAGTGAGCAGGCGTATTACTCATCCTAATTTTGACAACTGGCTCTTCAACAATGACATCGCTTTGCTCTTGCTTAAGTCCCCACTTAACTTGGGTGCCAAGAAGGTACCCATCTGCCTTTCAGAGGTCACAGACCTAGGCAGATGGAGAAACTGCTGGGTGACCGGATGGGGCGTGACTG CTCCTCGCCAAAATACGGATACAGTGCTACAGAAGGTCAAAATCCAGCTGGTCAACTGGGAAACGTGCTCCAAGATCATGCCAGTGCTCACCAAGAACatgctgtgtgctggggacttTCAAGGCGGGAAGGACGCCTGCCAG GGTGACAGTGGGGGGCCTCTGGTTTGCCAGAAAAAAGCCACAAACATATGGTACCAGCTGGGCATTGTCAGCTGGGGAGTGGGCTGCGGCCGGGAGAAACGGCTCGGCGTATACACGAAGGTGTCTAATTATCTGTTATGGATCGAGAAGGTGACCTTGAGCGCAAAGAGGCCCTTTAAGCATCAGCCAGACTCCGGGTCTAGTTTGCATCTATCACCCTGGGCCATCTGGTTACTGTGCTTTGTGATGCTTCTGTCATACCCGTGA